GCTGCATCTGTCCCGCTTTCTCCTTTCTAGGCTACCAAAAAAGGTGTGCAATACTGGTTGACGTCTTGTGCTCCACATCAGACGAGACACAAGTGTCACCAGGCCGCCCAGGAGCACACACAAGACTGGCTTGTAACTGAACCAATGTTTTGGTGAAGCCCAGGAAGATGCTGTATGTAGAAGTTCAGAGCTTGAACACCCAGAATAACTTAGTTTGAGAACAAAGAATACCTCTTCCTTTATTGTCTTTAGACAGAGGGATTTTGATCATGTAATTACCAGACCTAGTTTGACAATTTGGCTGCTACAACACCCCTTTGTTTTGTAGTTTACCTCCAAACTCACTTGAAACTGACTGCTGAAATAAGCTTTTTTCTAACACCTATCCTTATCTGGAAGGTACTGGGACCTGCTTGTGGCGTATTTAAGCAGTTATTCAATTATAGTGCATTGTGGAACAAGCTTTGTAACCAACTATTTAGGCACCTGTCTTGTTCAGATGTCCCTTAGTGATAAGGAACGATTTCACAGAACCAGTCAAAAACAAGACCCAGACTTCATAATTATATTCAGGAAGACTACAAGATAGAGAATACAAAGACTAAGAATATGACAGTAACCAAAACCCAATGTGCTCTGATGGTGTTTCTGAAGGCAGTGGTATAAACTTCCTCAGTATTTGCAGAGATGTTCTGAATTCAGTACGGAGGCGCCTGCTTCTAAACCCCGGAATTATTCCTTTTCTGCAGTACCATAGCCTAAACTGAAAATGTGATGACACTGGAATTGTGACCTGCATTTGACTGAAGCTGAGCTTTGCATTTATGGTCTCTGTATACATGAGGCCAAGTTCTGTGCAGTCTTTCAAAAGAGcatgccattttttttccttcctgccaccttcctcccctcctcagttaattcctttttttgcatCACTAAAGTCTGctagtttctttttccccagttgTTCTGAGGGCACCAGTCTTTTCTATTCTGCTGCAGATCACAATCTGATCtctgaaacagaataaaatccaCTGAAATCCATTGACTCTGAGCTCCTCACTGTGTATTAAGTCTGCCAGTTTGAGTACTCTCAGACAGAGTAGAAGCAGATGAGGCATCCCATAATGCAATGTCTGAAAATTGTCCAAAGGCTGGGAATGTCATAATTCCTGAGTCATTTCACATGGACTCTACCCAAGCATCAATGCCATGAGAGGAAGTTTAAAATCCAAGCCGTTATTCTATCTCGTATCTCACAGGTACCATCCCTGTACAGACAGGATTCAGGTTCTCAGACACGAATCTTGCTGTTTACAGCAGGTAGAACATTCAGATTCACAGCCTGTCCCAATGTCCaacagagaagagcaaaaaagTTTGCCTGCCAAGGGCAGATGGGCATTTGTGGGGCCATCCTGATTTGCTGTGGTGGAATGGAGTGTGGACAGATCGTTCTGGAGCTTGTGTAATAGTCTTCAGCCTTTTTTTACACATCATGAAGGAGAGTTTTTCTGTGTTATTGCCATCCCGACAGCAGATGCAATTTGAGCCCCACGCACCAGAAGCAGCCCCTCTTACTAGGTTCGTTCCTGCAGTAATAATCTGCCTTCACATCAGGCTCCTTAATTGCCTTAACCCAGCGCATGTGCAGGCTGTTAGCGTTCTCCTTGCCTCTAGCTACCTCCTTCCTTATTCCAGCAGCAACATCTTGTTTTCCAATGTTCTGGTCAACTCATTGTTCTGGATGACCAGCCCCAAACTCTTCTGCCAAGGATGCTGAAGTTGGATGAGAACCATTTTGGAACCGCACATAAAAACCACAATTCACCTACCACAAAGCACATGCGTTCCTTGGGAAAACCAGCTGACAGCAGGACTGCAAACAGAAATGCCAGCGTGCCTCTCGCGTTTCTGCTTCCCACTCTCACCTGCTTGGAAAGCTCAAGACTTACTATTCACAAAACAATCTATCCACATTCAGTGACATGGCTTGGGAGACACTGTCCCCATTAGCAGCTAGGCCATGAGCATTTTTACCTCTCTTTGCATGCCTATGCTAAGCCAAAGCATATTTGAAGGAATTTTCTAATGACACCATGCCTAGCACAGACTCCAGCACCTCAGGGTTGAGGCTAGAGGGCTTGGAAATACTTTCTGAGAAACTACTGCACCATGGCGCATGGGAATTGTAGGGTTGCTATTTCTGTCTTCCACCGAAGGAGGTGACACAGGAAGGGTAGCAGGATGGACAGAGACTTcttaccagggcctgtagtggTAGGACAAGGGTTAAAGGTTTAAAACTAGAAGAGGGTATGTTCAGATTAGAGACAAGGAAGGAATTCTTTAGTATGAGTGTGGTAAGACACtggaacatgttgcccagagaagctacggatgccccattcctggaagtgttcaagctcaggttggacggggctttgagcaacctgatctagtggaagatgtacctgcccatggcagggggagCAGAACTcaatgatctttaaaggtcccttccaactcaaattATTCTATGGACGTGTCTCTGTCTGCAAGAGATGTCCAGGTTCAGTTGTAAGGCATGTCCAAGGAGAACACCAAGTCTTAAGCAAGCTGTGACCAAagatttactttcctttttaaggCTGAGTAGACCTATGCACCCAAATTCCAGAAAAGCCAGCCTTACCAGTAGTCCTTCACGATCCAGACCCATTTAACCACATTTTAAATCCAAGCAAGCACCTTTCCCCACCATCTGTCAAGTCTTGTTATGGTAAGAGAATCTACCCTGTCTGTGATGCAGAAGTAGAAAAGATTCATTTCATCCAGTCCATTTAATCCATTAATCTAAACCAAAAATCCTCCCGGGAGCAGTCTGCACTTCCTTTGTCTGCTACAAGTTTCACCTTGGAAACAGATAATGTTATCTATCACATCTAGTTTTGGACTACCAGAAGCACAGCAAGGACTTGGCTCCCTTCTGCAGCAAGAAGCCTAGCTGTTGGAGGATGGCAAAACCTTCAAAACTGAGAAAGCAGGGGCAGAGCGTGCAAAGCTGTGCTTTGCTCTTCCCACTTTTGCCAAGTGATGTTGTGCCTTGGCATTTCGCTCCTTCAGCGCACACAGCTACAGTCCCGCACAAAGAATACATCACCCCACCCTCAGAGCCTACCGTAACATGTATCATAACACCACTAGCTCCACACAGTGGAAAGGAAACATTCACATAAGGGTTTCCTCAATTATCCTGACACGTTAAAGGTTTGACACTCTGCAGAACCCTGGGAGGCAACACAGCCCGGACAGAGTAGATGTGTGCTCTCTTCCCCCCAGCTTCCCTCTCTCCACCTGGCAGCGCAGGGCTCTCCCGCTAGCCCTGTCAGAAAGAGAGGCAGTTCCAGACAGCTGGCCCTGGTCCCTCTACTCCCAGTAGCTCTTTTCAGCGCAAGCCTTTTAAGTAATGGAAAGGTATTCTTTccctaaaaatgaaatccagtGCTTAGCCTACCAACTACCAAGTCTTTTAAACCAAACACTGGAATACACAGGTCATAAATCTGGAAATTTCCCTATCAAACAGTGTTTATCACATAAAACTTCATGGTTTAGTACCCattcatgttttgtttccattaatttttttgccccaatcttaaaaataaaatccaactTAAACAATGAAAATGCATATTTCATTTACATTATGCATACTGAAGAAGTTAGAGATTTGCAGTTCACATTCTGCTTCAtgccaatttaaaaaaacttagATTAAGTTCATAATAATTTTGCCCGTTCACTTTGCTCTTAGCTAACTCATCTGCTGGTATGCAGGAAAGTTTGCCTTGGTGCCTTTCGAAAGCCTGAACGTTTCTGTTCAAGTCTATTGCTGTGTGCATATTTCCCTGGGCCAAGCCGTGGTTTATGTTAGGGCAAACTGATGGGCTTTATAAAAGGTAATTACATGCAACTCCAGAACACACAAATCATATGACCAATCTAAAAATACTCAGCAAGTCCAGGTTACTTTAAcacttctccccacccccaaaacttctattttcacatttcatttctttcagcatGTAAGTCTCAACCGCTGACCCATGCTTTTACACTTCTCCAGGGTTCTAGTGCTTTTGCATATACTGCAAGTAGATCTCCATTGCGGAGCACTGATAAAGTGCAGTCCTTTGCCACCACGAGATTATAACCTCCTTCAAAATATCCCAGTATTTTCTCCACTGTCATTCCAGAGGTTTCTCCCATTGCTGCCCTGGCCTGCCAAAGGTGGGGCAAATCCAGAGGCAGAAACAAGCTGTTTTTGTTTAACGGCTAACTCTAATGGCTCAGAGAACGTGAAAGAATCCATTCCCTAAGCGGTATAAAAGAGTCCAGTCCACTGAATGAAGGTCACAGTAGCCAGACTGGGCTGAAATACCACCCTGGGACCAGGCAGCTTCCCTAACACGCGATACTGAGCCAAGCTGCAGTCTCATCAGAGTACAACAACTGCCCCCAAGACACTTTGCCTCCCCTTTTCACTTCCAGTTTTGCTTGATCTCTCCTAACAGTGCTATCCCTTAGTCTCCCCAGGtcctgcacagggaagaagcTTCCCAAGCACCACAACACCTTAATTTACCAGGGTGCTCTCCTGCTCTTGCCCTGCTCCTGGACAAAGGGATGACGTCCTGTGCACCAAAGGTGATGGTCAAGCAGAGCTGAGCAGTGGTCTGGTTTGGTGTAGTATTCACTCAAAATTCTTTAGACTCCTAAAGTCATAGACTGGATTATTTAACaaaagttcctttttttccagctcagtTTTTCAGTCCTGTTTGCAGTATTTGAGCAGGTAAGGCTGTTGAACAGGTATATTCAAAGCAGAGTATTGTTCTCTAATATTAACAGCAGATTATACAAACGGGTTAGATAAGAGATCAGCTCGGTAACATTATTATGAATCCTGGCAGAGACATTTGTGAACGTAACACTCAGAACCTCAGCATCTGGTTTGGCTACATGCCTGGCCTCAGGTCTACTTTTTTTTAGGATGTAATTTCTGTTGAACAGCCAATATTCGTCATTAACTtcactttcttctctctcttctgaaTAGGGGACATCTATCTCTTTTTCAGTAGGAAGGAGTTTGAAAGTCAGGACAACCAGAATTGTACAAGAAACTGAGAGCTGCCTGCAGCGTTCTTTGGTTGGTACTCGCTGGCAGCCAAGTTCAGAGCAGACCTAAGTTTTTCAGCAAGCCTAATGGGAGATATGAGGAGCTTGATTAAGATTGCTATAAATACAGCCCAGCTACATCAGTACAGCTTGTTTATCTACACATATGACAGTTCTGGAACTTTTTGTGTTGTTGCTGaggtttttctatttttctctcccctatAAATTCACTACAGTCACTAGGTGGCATCCTGGTGCTTGCACAGTGCTCCCGTGCTTGAAGACTACTAAGAAGTCGGGGCTACAGCGACCACAAAAACCTGGATCGTGATTCAGCTGGCAGCCTTGAGTTCCCTTTCTGTTTGCTCCAGTGAGGTTTAAGTGGCATTTTAGAAGTGTCTTTAGACTATCAGCACAGGGACAAACCTCCAAGGAGGGATCATGGACAGGACTGAGTAGTTTTAAGAGTGTTTTTTTGAAATTGGACACAGACTGGTCTGCCTAAATTACCCTTGATACAGGAGAATGAAAACTTAGTAACAGGACTTCAGAGTTTAATTGAGGGAATAGATGCATTAGCACCTCTGATcattaacagagaaaaacagagcagcttGCCCTTTGCAGCACAACAGCTTTATTATATCAGTTTCTGGCTTTACTGCCCTTTTcccactgtatttatttttttcttccaagaatgGAGGAGGAAGATGCCAGAAAGTAAACTCCTAACACTtcgaagaaaaaaaaaatatctttgccCAGTTGATAGATGTTTTCAACAGTCCATGCCAGTAACCATACTTCATGTCAACCCTAGAAATTCATTGTTGTGCATTGTATTAGTGCAGTGTCCCTTAACTTTGGGGGTAATAAGCTCCATTTGCTAACCTTACCTCTGCTCAGATCTTAAGGTTACAGTCTTCCTAAAGATTTTGCTACAAGCAGGACTAGAAGTTCCTTCTTCACCCCTGTTCCAAGATTTCCAGCCAAACTCCTCAGAGTTTGACACTACTGTCAGAAGTAAAGATGAAGACAGAAACCAATGTTTGTATACCAAATTAGCCTGTGCAAGacttcttcccccaaaaaaagccccagcagTTCAGAGCTGATAAGGCCACGGGCATTGGCTGGAAGAAACACAAATGGCAGAACATGCCATCTACACTTCAGGAGGTGCACACGTAGCCGCTGCCACCCTTCTCTAGCACTAATTTGAGAGAAGGATCCCAGGGTACCATTCTGTTTGCTGCCTGGACACTACAGCACACTGACATCATGTAATTGAATTGCAATGCTTTATGGGTCAGACAGTCACATTAGGAAGGGTGTGGATGGATGGAGGatacagacaaaaccagcacccCACAAAACAGGAGACACTGGTTTTAGCAAAATAGGTTGCTCACTAGAGCTGCTACCAGACTCCTGTGACTTTCTAATATCAAGTAGCTCTGCAGTGCTTGAGAAGGGGTCAATACGCAATGGTTCAAAGGTGCAATTGCCAGGTCTGATTAAAGCCAAGCCCACTGTGGCAGTAACATGAGGACAGCAGTTTGTGGCTTAAGCCACAGCCTAGCAAAATCCTATCATCATCATCCAGCAGCTGGTCATCTTTGTAGAGCCGCTGCTCCTCCAGTAGCCTCGTCAATATTCCCTCCACCAACTTTCGAACTCATGCACAGTTGTCTCCTCTTTGGCCTCAGTGAGGACTGCTGTCTTATGACAGCAAATCGTCACGTAGTCATCCATCACTGTCCTAGGGCTTCCTGCAGTCCTCTGTCACTGGGAAACAGATTTCAGTCCTCTTCATGAGAGATCTGTATTTTCAGGAACAGCAGAAGTTACGACAGAACTGTCGTCAGATGAATGGATCCAATGGGGACAAGGAGGGGGAAAACAATACCTACAGGTGGCTGCTCTGCTAGACAAAGATCCTCACACTCTACACAAGCTATTAATGACTTGTCTTCCTAGCTAGATGTCATCTAGCAGAGAGCTTTTAACACTATTAGCAAGCATTTGTGTTACTTTAGCTTCTTGCCTGAAAGGGTTTCCTCCCCAGTTTGCTTTGGGTTGCACACATCTACTCAAGATCCCAGGAGGGAGCAAGCATGCAACTCTGCACTCAGCATGGAAAGGGCGGAGCACAGGAGAAGGCAGCACACAAAGTGGTTGGGCTTTTTTGGTTTCTAGTCAGGCAAGAGCAAAGAACTTCCATGACTCCTTCACatgttcagtaaagacaggaaagTTAATAAATACAAAAGTGTTGAGAGTTATCAAACTAATGGACAGCGTTAAGATATTTTAGCCTCCTACTCCATTTTCAGAAACTTACTTGTCAAAATAGCTCATTGCCTAGCACCAACGCTGATAGCAGAGACTCAGCTTAGGAGTAACTCTTCTCCCTCAGAGCTTGGCTAGGGTGCAAGAGACTCACACAGGAGCAGAGCGGGAGAGTAATATAGGGCTGGTAGCACTAGCTTGAAAGGAAGATCTTCAAAGCCCAGCCATTTTAGGAGTACTTTATAGTAGTGCTAGTGTAGTTGCTTGTCACATGCAGAACAAGT
The genomic region above belongs to Phalacrocorax aristotelis chromosome 12, bGulAri2.1, whole genome shotgun sequence and contains:
- the ELOB gene encoding LOW QUALITY PROTEIN: elongin-B (The sequence of the model RefSeq protein was modified relative to this genomic sequence to represent the inferred CDS: inserted 3 bases in 2 codons); this encodes MDDYVTICCHKTAVLTEAKEETTVHEXRKLVEGILTRLLEEQRLYKDDQLLDDDDRILLGCGLSHKLLXPHVTATVGLALIRPGNCTFEPLRIDPFSSTAELLDIRKSQESGSSSSEQPILLKPVSPVLWGAGFVCILHPSTPFLM